The DNA region CACAACGGTTCGAGTGTGGTGTCCCGTTGCGCCGTTCGGTGCCGGAGCTGCCGGTTCTGCAGTTTGCGTTTCACCGCCGGCGTCCGTGGCCCGGACTCTGATGTCGTGGGTGCCGGAGGTGGCCTCCCAGTCGAGGGCCCACTGCCGCCACGAGTCCTGTGAGAGCTCAACCGACAGCTCGGCCTCCACCCACGGGCCGTCGTCGATCTGCACTTCAACCTTGGCGATACCACGGTTCGGCGCCCAGGCGACGCCCGCGACCGGCACCGTACCCGGATCGAGCCGTTCGCCCTGACGAGGGACGTCGATACGTGACTGCGTCTTGACCGGTGCCTCCTTCGACCAACCGCGCGGAATCCAGAAGGCATCGAAGGCATCCCACGTGGTGAGCTCGATCTCCGACAGCCATTTCGTCGCCGACACGTATCCGTAGAGACCGGCCACGACCAACCGTGCCGGGAAGCCGTGATCGAACGGAAGTGGCTCACCGTTCATGGCGATCGCGACCATGGCTTCCCGCCCGTCGAATACAGCTTCGGTCGGGAAACCAACGGTGAAGTCGTCGACGGATCGGCCGACGACCTGTGTTGCCCCCTCCTGAACTCCAACCCGATCGAGGAGGTCGCGCAGCGGTATGCCTTGCCACCTGGCATGGCCGACCAGGTCGCCGCCGACACGGTTCGACACACACGACAAGGTGACGAATCGTTCGACCATCGGCAGGTCGAGCAGATCGTCGAAGGTCAGCTCGATCGGCCGATCGACCATTCCGCTGATCTTGAGTGTCCAGGTATCGAGGTCAACCCGCGGCACAGAGATGGCGGTGTCGATCCGGTAGAAGTCCTCGTTGGGCGTGATCAGTTCGGAGATCCCGTCGACGATCAGATCATCGCCCGGGGCAGGACCGGGCTGAGAGTCGACCGCGCCCGGCAAGACGACGTCCTCACGGCCGGCCACGAAGTTGCGCACTCGACCTGCCAGGATCCGACCGGT from Acidimicrobiia bacterium includes:
- a CDS encoding molybdopterin-dependent oxidoreductase, with product MISEAPTGNRRPAAAGVIAVAAAFGVAELLAGLFSTGVSVVVAVGNLIIDLAPEQVVRFGIRVFGFYDKPVLIAGIVITGLIIGAWLGRLAVRSFAVAFFGFVLAGAVGTIAAVVDPLTPGASGIVVVWGAVALGLVALRFLIGHVEVAEQDVDKRRFLVAFAGVAAFAALTATTGRILAGRVRNFVAGREDVVLPGAVDSQPGPAPGDDLIVDGISELITPNEDFYRIDTAISVPRVDLDTWTLKISGMVDRPIELTFDDLLDLPMVERFVTLSCVSNRVGGDLVGHARWQGIPLRDLLDRVGVQEGATQVVGRSVDDFTVGFPTEAVFDGREAMVAIAMNGEPLPFDHGFPARLVVAGLYGYVSATKWLSEIELTTWDAFDAFWIPRGWSKEAPVKTQSRIDVPRQGERLDPGTVPVAGVAWAPNRGIAKVEVQIDDGPWVEAELSVELSQDSWRQWALDWEATSGTHDIRVRATDAGGETQTAEPAAPAPNGATGHHTRTVVVG